In the genome of Limnobaculum zhutongyuii, one region contains:
- a CDS encoding NfeD family protein has protein sequence MTLFLQNCLTFPVIIFSGLLLIVLFYWICASFGLLDIDILNIDGIDADIDAGDISGMAGWMTKLGLAGIPLTIIITFITLIGWLLSYFTVHLMLRFIETDILRYLLGTIALFLIGFIALLVTSFLLRPLQPKLAKMKQGQGVKNLIGKVAEVRSSVVTEQRGEALMEDGGAGLILQIRAPQDADIARGDRVVLISYDAATNSYHVVSELEFNRL, from the coding sequence ATGACGCTCTTCTTACAAAACTGTTTAACGTTTCCGGTTATTATTTTCAGCGGCCTGTTACTTATCGTCCTGTTTTACTGGATATGCGCCTCTTTTGGCCTGCTGGATATCGACATTCTCAATATTGATGGTATCGACGCCGATATTGATGCCGGTGATATTTCCGGCATGGCGGGTTGGATGACTAAACTCGGTCTGGCGGGTATTCCCCTTACTATCATTATCACCTTCATTACCTTAATCGGCTGGCTACTCAGTTATTTCACTGTCCATCTGATGCTGCGTTTTATTGAAACAGACATTCTCCGCTATCTGCTGGGAACCATAGCGCTGTTTCTCATCGGTTTTATTGCCCTGCTTGTCACCTCTTTTCTGTTGAGACCTTTACAGCCCAAATTAGCCAAAATGAAACAGGGGCAAGGGGTTAAAAATCTGATTGGCAAAGTTGCCGAAGTGCGTTCTTCCGTAGTAACCGAACAGCGTGGAGAAGCCTTGATGGAAGACGGCGGCGCCGGTCTGATATTGCAAATTCGAGCACCGCAAGATGCCGACATTGCCAGAGGAGATCGCGTGGTGTTGATCAGTTACGACGCAGCAACCAACAGTTATCACGTCGTCAGCGAACTTGAATTTAATCGGCTATAA
- a CDS encoding DUF2867 domain-containing protein, translated as MTPQRILILGASGYIGQNLIPYLTAQGHHVTAAARRIEWLKEQQIPNVNCQYVDLFKPETIAPALDNIDVVYYLVHSMGEKADFLYSEKMAAQNLQQALKQSAVKQIVFLGAIQPKESVSSQHLLARQITGDTLRDSGIPVTELRAGIIIGAGSAAFEVMRDMVYSLPILTPPRWVRSKSSPVALENLLVYLSEIINYPSSENRIFDVAGPEYISYQNMFERFIKITAKKRWIIPIPLPTQLISVYWLNMITTVPTTTAKALIEGLKHNLPADAEPLQQLIPQKLINYDEAVISTMHKEQSAVNSADWGYDPEARARWRPGYAFYPKHAGYSIKTKASAESLWQVIQQIGGKDGYFYANYLWNIRGWMDDLIGGDKRYGRPDKEQLAIGDHVDSWRVISIKPLRQLAMLFGMKAPGLGRLTLSINDNKQFRELDVRAWWHPAGFGGLLYWFVMMPAHLFIFKGMAKRIAWLAEQLDKQSDTEKDRS; from the coding sequence ATGACGCCACAACGTATATTAATCCTCGGAGCCAGCGGATATATCGGGCAAAACCTTATCCCCTATCTGACAGCGCAGGGGCATCATGTCACTGCGGCAGCACGACGTATTGAGTGGCTGAAAGAGCAGCAAATCCCTAATGTTAACTGCCAGTATGTCGATTTGTTTAAACCAGAAACTATCGCTCCTGCACTGGATAACATTGATGTGGTCTACTATCTGGTTCACAGCATGGGCGAAAAAGCTGACTTTTTGTATAGCGAAAAAATGGCCGCGCAAAACCTGCAACAGGCCTTAAAACAATCCGCGGTAAAACAGATTGTCTTTTTAGGGGCCATACAGCCGAAAGAGAGTGTCTCTTCTCAACACTTACTGGCGCGCCAAATCACCGGTGATACATTACGTGACAGTGGCATTCCGGTAACTGAGCTACGAGCAGGAATCATCATTGGTGCTGGTTCTGCCGCCTTTGAAGTGATGCGCGACATGGTATATAGCCTGCCAATTCTTACGCCGCCACGCTGGGTTCGCTCCAAATCGTCACCAGTCGCGTTGGAAAACTTGCTGGTCTATTTATCTGAAATTATTAATTATCCTTCATCAGAAAACCGAATCTTTGACGTTGCCGGACCGGAATACATCAGCTACCAGAATATGTTTGAGCGCTTTATTAAAATCACCGCCAAAAAACGCTGGATTATCCCTATTCCACTGCCAACGCAGCTGATTTCTGTATATTGGTTGAATATGATTACCACTGTTCCAACCACTACCGCTAAGGCCCTGATTGAAGGTTTAAAACATAACCTACCGGCAGACGCCGAGCCTTTACAGCAGCTGATTCCACAAAAATTGATCAACTATGATGAAGCCGTTATCAGTACCATGCATAAAGAGCAGTCAGCGGTAAACTCTGCCGATTGGGGATACGACCCCGAAGCCAGAGCTCGTTGGCGGCCTGGCTATGCTTTCTATCCTAAACATGCTGGCTATAGCATAAAAACCAAGGCCAGTGCAGAAAGCCTGTGGCAGGTTATTCAACAGATTGGCGGCAAAGATGGTTACTTCTACGCAAACTATCTGTGGAATATCCGTGGCTGGATGGACGATCTGATTGGAGGAGATAAACGCTATGGCAGGCCGGATAAGGAACAACTGGCGATAGGCGACCACGTTGACTCATGGCGAGTTATTTCCATCAAACCGTTGCGTCAGTTAGCCATGTTATTTGGCATGAAAGCTCCCGGACTAGGCCGGTTAACACTGAGTATCAATGATAATAAACAGTTCAGAGAGTTGGACGTTCGCGCCTGGTGGCACCCTGCGGGCTTCGGTGGACTACTGTACTGGTTTGTGATGATGCCTGCTCATCTGTTCATATTTAAAGGAATGGCAAAGCGAATCGCCTGGCTGGCTGAACAGTTAGATAAGCAGTCTGACACCGAAAAAGATCGTTCTTAA
- the hcr gene encoding NADH oxidoreductase, with amino-acid sequence MTMPTTLCPNAMQIHSIRQETADVWTLELIAQDFYPYLPGQYALVSIRNSDSTLRAYTISSSPGLSRFITLTVRTLPGGEGSTWLTQEVKPGNTLWLSDAQGEFTCAKVTDKRYLMLAGGCGVTPIMSMTRWLLANQPESNLIVFYNVRTPADVIFAQEWQQLVQRYPSQLTLYLMAEHQANEGYLSGRISQELIAEKVSDINARTVMTCGPAVYMEQVEAISYALGVSRERFHKEQFHTAAECITGNEPMLNISVVHTNQQFTAPVGTTLLYALEQNKVPVIAACRSGVCGSCKTLIVKGHYTTTSQMSLTEDEIAQGYVLACSCQLTGDVEVA; translated from the coding sequence ATGACAATGCCAACAACTCTTTGTCCTAATGCTATGCAGATACACAGTATCCGGCAAGAAACCGCCGATGTCTGGACGCTGGAACTCATTGCGCAGGACTTCTATCCCTATCTTCCCGGCCAGTATGCGTTGGTTAGTATTCGCAATAGTGACAGTACCCTCAGAGCCTATACTATCTCTTCGTCTCCCGGATTAAGCCGATTCATTACCTTAACCGTGCGTACATTACCCGGAGGTGAAGGTTCCACCTGGTTAACTCAGGAAGTCAAACCCGGCAATACCCTGTGGCTTTCTGACGCTCAGGGCGAGTTTACCTGCGCTAAAGTAACAGACAAACGTTATCTGATGCTGGCCGGTGGCTGCGGCGTGACGCCAATTATGTCAATGACTCGTTGGCTATTGGCCAATCAACCCGAAAGCAATCTGATTGTTTTTTATAATGTGCGAACTCCGGCAGATGTGATATTTGCTCAGGAGTGGCAGCAATTAGTTCAACGTTATCCGAGTCAACTTACCTTGTATCTGATGGCTGAACATCAGGCAAATGAGGGCTATCTGTCTGGTCGCATCTCACAAGAACTGATCGCTGAAAAAGTCAGTGATATTAATGCCCGTACCGTCATGACCTGTGGCCCTGCGGTCTATATGGAGCAGGTAGAAGCTATCAGCTATGCGTTAGGCGTCAGCCGTGAACGTTTTCATAAAGAACAGTTTCATACTGCTGCCGAGTGCATTACCGGTAATGAACCAATGCTAAATATTTCGGTGGTTCACACTAACCAGCAGTTTACTGCACCGGTAGGTACCACCCTGCTATACGCGCTGGAACAAAATAAAGTACCGGTTATTGCCGCCTGTCGTTCCGGGGTATGTGGTTCATGCAAAACCCTCATCGTTAAAGGTCATTACACCACCACCAGCCAAATGAGCCTGACGGAAGATGAAATCGCCCAAGGTTATGTGCTGGCCTGTAGTTGTCAGTTAACCGGAGATGTTGAAGTAGCCTGA
- a CDS encoding N-acetylmuramoyl-L-alanine amidase, producing MFRYGRVIYFLMLFVIAGLFSGCGSVHERGNYWVDDSHAALGNEPRVNFLIFHYTAEDEANSLTVLTGENVSVHYLINPLPDEISGKPVVLQLVPEDRRAWHAGASFWRGRMNLNDTSIGIELVNPGYHKVGTERRWEPYTDEQIALLITLSDDIIKRNQIKPENVLGHSDISPQRKVDPGPLFPWQKLAQAGIGAWPDAKRVTHYLAIRQLEITTDIAVLQNNLNRYGYQVPLTGMLDDETRRVVKAFQMHFRQADYSGIPDAETLAILDALLEKYRS from the coding sequence ATGTTCAGGTACGGGCGTGTTATCTATTTTCTTATGCTATTTGTGATAGCAGGACTGTTTTCAGGCTGCGGTTCTGTTCACGAGCGCGGAAATTATTGGGTAGATGACAGTCATGCCGCGTTGGGTAATGAGCCTCGGGTTAATTTTTTGATTTTCCATTATACGGCGGAAGATGAAGCGAACTCATTAACCGTGCTGACGGGAGAAAATGTCAGTGTGCATTATCTGATCAATCCGCTGCCGGATGAGATATCGGGTAAACCCGTCGTGTTACAGCTGGTACCTGAAGATCGTAGAGCCTGGCATGCCGGGGCCAGCTTTTGGCGTGGTCGAATGAATTTGAATGATACTTCGATAGGAATTGAATTAGTTAATCCGGGCTATCACAAGGTGGGTACTGAACGGCGCTGGGAGCCCTATACCGATGAACAGATTGCGTTACTGATTACGTTATCGGATGACATAATCAAACGTAATCAGATTAAGCCTGAGAACGTGCTGGGGCACAGTGATATTTCTCCTCAGCGTAAGGTTGATCCTGGTCCGCTGTTTCCATGGCAAAAACTGGCACAGGCGGGAATTGGCGCGTGGCCGGATGCCAAACGAGTCACTCACTATCTGGCTATTCGTCAATTGGAGATAACTACTGATATTGCCGTACTGCAAAATAACCTGAATCGCTATGGTTATCAGGTACCTTTAACTGGGATGTTGGATGATGAAACCCGCAGGGTAGTAAAGGCATTTCAGATGCATTTCCGTCAGGCTGACTACTCAGGTATTCCGGATGCCGAAACCTTAGCTATTCTTGATGCTTTGTTAGAAAAATATCGCTCCTGA